GGGATCTGACCGGCGGCGAAGCCCACCACCAGGTAGCGTCCGCCCCAGGCGATCGAACGGAGCGCCGGTTCGGCGTAGTCGTCGCCGATGGCGTCGTAGATTACGTCGGCGCCGGCCTCGCCCACGGCGGCCTTGAACTGGGTGGCGAGCGCGCGGCTGTCGAAGGGCGCGCGCGGATAGACGATCGCCTCGTCCGCCCCCAGGCTCTTGCAGAAGGCGGCCTTCTCCTCGGTGGAGACCGCCGCGATCACCCGGGCGCCGGCGATCTTGCCCAGCGCGATGGCGGCCGCGCCGACCCCGCCGGCCGCGCCCAGGATCAGAAGCGTGTCGCCGGCCTTCAGCTGGCCGCGGTCGTGCAGGGCGTACCAGCTGGTGCCGAAGGTCATCATGAAGGCCGCCGCCTCGTCGAAGGGCATGGCGTCGGGGATCTTGAAGGTGCGGGTCGCCTTCATCATCGCTTGCTCGGCCATGCCGCCGTAGGAGCCGCCGGCCAGCACACGGTCGCCGACCGCCACGTGGGTCACGCCCTCACCGACGGCCCGGACGACGCCTGAGACCTCGCAGCCGGGCGAGAAGGGTCGCTCCGGCTTCACCTGGTATTTGTCCTCGAGGATCAGGGCGTCGGGGAAGTTCACCCCGCAGGCCGCGACATCGATGACCACGTGGCCGGGCGTGGCGATCAGGTCGGCGGTCTCCTCCAGCACCAGGTCTTCAGGTCGGCCTACGGCCTTGTTCAGCAGGGCTTTCATCGAGCGTCGTCTCCGCGTCTGCGCCGCTTTTGCGGAACTGCGCGGTTTTCCCTATATTGCCGGCCTCCAACCAGGAATTTTTCGTTTGAGCGTCTCCCTCGACCTGACGCGGGCCGCCCCCGCGGCCACCGCCCACGCGCCGAAGCTTGCCAACCTGACGGGCCTGACCCGGGCGGGTCTCGCCCAGGCCTTGGTCGCGGCGGACGTCGTGCGGCCGGAAAAGGCCAAGATGCGGGCGACCCAGCTCTGGCGGTGGATGCACCACTATGGCGTCACCGACTTCGCGAACATGACGGACGTGGCCAAGGAGACGCGAGGCGCGCTCGCCCAGCACTTCACCCTGGCCCGCCCGGAGATCGTCGAGCGCCAGGTCTCCAAGGACGGCACCCGCAAGTGGCTGATCAGGATGGCTCCGGGCATCGAGGTCGAGACCGTCTACATCCCCGACGTTGGCCGCTCCGGCGCGCTTTGCGTCTCCAGCCAGGTCGGTTGCACGCTCAACTGCACCTTCTGCCATACGGGCACCCAGGCTTTGGTGCGCAATCTCACCGCCGCCGAGATCGTCGCCCAGGTGCAGGTGGCCCGCGACGACCTCGCGGAATGGCCCTCGCCCAAGGAGGACCGCCGGCTCTCCAACATCGTCTTCATGGGCATGGGCGAGCCGCTCTACAATCTCGACAATGTCGCCGACGCCATCGACATCATCTCGGACGGCGAGGGCATCGCGATCTCGCGGCGACGCATCACGGTCTCGACCTCGGGCGTCGTGCCGGAGCTGAAGCCGCTGGGGGAGCGCACCCAGGCGATGCTGGCGATCTCGCTGCACGCCACCAACGACGCGCTTCGCGACGAATTGGTGCCCCTGAACAAGAAGTACGACATTGCGGCCCTGATGGCCGGCATCCGCGCCTATCCGGGTATCGCCAACACCCGTCGGGTGACCTTCGAATACGTCATGCTGAAGGACGTCAATGACAGCCCGGCCGAGGCCCGCGCCCTGGTCCAGCTGCTCAAGGGCATCCCCGCCAAGATCAACCTGATCCCGTTCAACCCGTGGCCGGGCAGCATCTATGAGTGCTCCAGCTGGTCGACGATTGAGGCCTTCGCCGCGATCCTCAACCGGGCCGGCTACGCCTCGCCGATCCGGACACCACGCGGACGCGACATCCTGGCGGCGTGCGGCCAGTTGAAGAGCGAGAGCGAGAAGATGCGCGCCAGCGAGCGGCGCAGGCTGGAGCAGGGCGCGCCGGCCTATGTGGTCGTCGACACGGCTGAAGACGACACCGAATAGCGATGCCGACCCAGACCCCAGAACTTCAGGCCTTCGCCACCGGCTTCCCCGTCACCCTGCTGCATGTGGCGGTGACCATGGCGATCCTGCTGGCCGGCGCCGGTCTCTATATCCTGCTGACGCCGCACAAGGAGATCGCCCTGATCCGCCAGGGCAACGCCGCGGCGGGGACGTCGCTCGCCGCCGTGCTTGTCGGCCTGTCCATTCCCCTGGCGATCTCGATGCACGCCTCGACGACCTTGGCGGAGGTTGCGCTCTGGGGCGTCTCGACGGTGATGGTGCAGCTGCTGATTTTCCGGCTGGCCGACCTCGTGCTGCACAACCTGCCCAAACGCATCCAGGACGGTGAGATCGCCGCCGCCATCGCCTTGGCGGGCGTGAAGATCGCCACCGCCCTGATTCTCGCCGCGGCCGTCGCCGGCTAAGCCCTTGCACTTTCCGCGGCTTCCCGACTGGCTGGTCTATGTCGCGGTGGTGGCCGCCCTGTTGTTCGCCGCCCTCGGTCGTCGGGAGCGCGCCGATGCTCCGCCCCCGCCACCGCAGATCGAAGGGGAGGAGGCCCTGGGCTCGGCCTCGGCGCTTGACCCCGAGGTGACCGTCGAGGCGGCGGAGAGCGCCGGGCCGTCGTCCGGCACCGCCTTCTCTGTGGACCAGAGCGGCGTGTGGCTCACGGCGCGGCACGTGGTCGACGGCTGCGCCCGTGCCGCCGTCATCGTGGCGCCGGGCCGCGGCATCGCCGCCAAGGTTGAAATCGATTCGCGCAGCGAGGCGGCCCTGCTGGTCACCAGCGGCGGCGCCGACGCCCTGCCGACGGCGCTGACCGAGCCCCTGAAGCGCGGCATGCGCGCCTTCCACCCCGGCTTCCCCCAGGCCGAGCCAGGCGAGGCGACCTCGCGCCTGCTGGGTCGTGAGACTCTAGTGGTGCGCGGTCGCGGCGCGCGATCCGAGCCGGTGCTGGTCTGGGCCGAGACGGGCCGGACCGAGGGCCTCGAAGGCACGCTCGCCGGCCTCTCCGGCGCGCCAGCCCTGGACGCCGCCGGCCGCGTCGTCGGCGTGACCATCGCCGAGGCGCCGCGGCGCGGCCGCATCTACACCACGGCGCCTGAAATGGTGACCGACACTCTACGCATGACGGCGCGGCGACCACAGACTGCGGTGGCGGTCGAACCGATCACGCCGGAGAACTACGGCCGCATCGCCGACGACCTGCGCCGGTCCCTACGCGTCGCTCAGGTAGTGTGCCTGGAGCGGACTTGAGCGTCCTTTCCCCGTGAACGGGAGGAGGTGGCGCTGGTCCTGACCGCCACGGCGATGCTGAGGCCGATCGCGGCGACGCCGATGGCGGTGGAGTAGAAGAAGAATGCCGCGTAGCCGACGCCCAGGGCATGGGGCGTGACGCCAAGTTTGCCGGCCGCCTCGACATAGCTCTCCGGCGTGGTGCGGACGAACAGGGCCTTCAGCCCGGCGAACGGGCCGCCGGCGTCCGCGGCGTGAGCCGCCCATTCCACGAGGCGGCCCGACTGCGAGGCGATCAGCTTGCCAGGCAGGGCGTAGAGCGAGGTGAACATGGCGTACTGGGTTGCGGTGAACCCTGCCGAGGTGAGGCTCGACATGTAGACGATGAGTGCGGTGCCCGCGACGCCGCCCGCCAGGTTGTCGAGGCCGATCGCGGCGAACAGGGCCGGGATGGAGTGGCCCTGGGCTGCGAGCCCGATGAACACCAGGTTGCTCAAGGGGCCGGCGAAGGCGCCGACCACCAGGGTCCGCATCAGGCCGAGCCTGGCCACCAGGAACCCGCCCAAGGCGACGCCGAGCATCGAGGCGATCACCCCGAACACCTTGCGCACCTCGGCGATCTCGGTGAGCGAGAAGCCC
This is a stretch of genomic DNA from Phenylobacterium immobile (ATCC 35973). It encodes these proteins:
- a CDS encoding NADPH:quinone oxidoreductase family protein, which gives rise to MKALLNKAVGRPEDLVLEETADLIATPGHVVIDVAACGVNFPDALILEDKYQVKPERPFSPGCEVSGVVRAVGEGVTHVAVGDRVLAGGSYGGMAEQAMMKATRTFKIPDAMPFDEAAAFMMTFGTSWYALHDRGQLKAGDTLLILGAAGGVGAAAIALGKIAGARVIAAVSTEEKAAFCKSLGADEAIVYPRAPFDSRALATQFKAAVGEAGADVIYDAIGDDYAEPALRSIAWGGRYLVVGFAAGQIPKIPLNLPLLKNCQIVGAWWGGWLLRDPQAFAESGRALFELYSDGKIRPHISARFPLERGAEAIRKLADRRVLG
- the rlmN gene encoding 23S rRNA (adenine(2503)-C(2))-methyltransferase RlmN — protein: MSVSLDLTRAAPAATAHAPKLANLTGLTRAGLAQALVAADVVRPEKAKMRATQLWRWMHHYGVTDFANMTDVAKETRGALAQHFTLARPEIVERQVSKDGTRKWLIRMAPGIEVETVYIPDVGRSGALCVSSQVGCTLNCTFCHTGTQALVRNLTAAEIVAQVQVARDDLAEWPSPKEDRRLSNIVFMGMGEPLYNLDNVADAIDIISDGEGIAISRRRITVSTSGVVPELKPLGERTQAMLAISLHATNDALRDELVPLNKKYDIAALMAGIRAYPGIANTRRVTFEYVMLKDVNDSPAEARALVQLLKGIPAKINLIPFNPWPGSIYECSSWSTIEAFAAILNRAGYASPIRTPRGRDILAACGQLKSESEKMRASERRRLEQGAPAYVVVDTAEDDTE
- a CDS encoding DUF350 domain-containing protein; the protein is MPTQTPELQAFATGFPVTLLHVAVTMAILLAGAGLYILLTPHKEIALIRQGNAAAGTSLAAVLVGLSIPLAISMHASTTLAEVALWGVSTVMVQLLIFRLADLVLHNLPKRIQDGEIAAAIALAGVKIATALILAAAVAG
- a CDS encoding S1 family peptidase; the protein is MHFPRLPDWLVYVAVVAALLFAALGRRERADAPPPPPQIEGEEALGSASALDPEVTVEAAESAGPSSGTAFSVDQSGVWLTARHVVDGCARAAVIVAPGRGIAAKVEIDSRSEAALLVTSGGADALPTALTEPLKRGMRAFHPGFPQAEPGEATSRLLGRETLVVRGRGARSEPVLVWAETGRTEGLEGTLAGLSGAPALDAAGRVVGVTIAEAPRRGRIYTTAPEMVTDTLRMTARRPQTAVAVEPITPENYGRIADDLRRSLRVAQVVCLERT